CATCTCTTGGTTTGAAGTGTTGAATCCTTTTACGAGTGGTAAGTGGACTGTACCTGGTCAAAGGTCCTACCTGGAACACTCCATCAAAGTTCTTGACCTTGAGATGTGGCGGCAGCCTGAACTGGTTGCGGATGTCGTTGCGGCGCTTACCGGTGTAGGGAACATCAACGGTGAGGACCAGCGCCTTGTACCCAAGCACCTCTACGCGGTGCACAATCTGTTCTGACAGCTTCCGGTCCCGGTACACATAGAGCTGGAACCAGCGGTAGCCGTTTGGCGCTGCCGCCACAATCTCCTCTACTGAGCAGGTGGAGTAAGTGCTGGTGATGTAGCAGGCGTTCAATGCCTCTGCGGCTGCGGGGAAAGTTTCGACATTATTTGAAAGATTGATTCACATTTGAGAAGATTAGCgaaacacacactcctcaccCCGAGCAGTGGCCATCTCTCCTTCGTGCCATGCCAGGCAATGAAAAGCGGTCGGTGCGATACCGACTGGAAAGCTGATTTCTGTCCCCTGCACTGTGGTCCGAGTGTCACTCACCGACACGTCCCGCAGGATGCGAGGCCTCAGACGGATCCTGAAGCACGGACGGATGAGAccaggtgaagaagaagagcaggtaGGCGCTGATGGGTTTCTTGTCTATGTTGATATTTATTGCTGGAATCTGTGGGGTAGGGGCAGTTACAAGAGCCCCAGGTCCTCGGGTGGATTTAAAACCGGGACCTTTTTGCTACAGGGCTACCCAGCGGCCTGCCTTATCTTCATGAGACTTCATTGAGACTTGGTGGCTATGCCCAAAAGGTGGTGGTAATATGCCTACAGGCTGTTTGCAACAGCTATAGACAAAGGAAGAACACATGATGACCGCCAAGCAGGCGGTAGAGGCTAGCAGTTTCTTCCAtgctgtttctcttttccactTCAACAAGTTCAACAAACAATGGCTAGTGTTGTCAGCAGATAAAGTAAGCTTGATGTCAGCGGTACAGCAGAACCGACCGTGTCACAAATAAACAAGACTTCCCATTAGCTTCATCACCGCCAGGTTGGAGAAAGTTTGTAAAGCAAAGTCTACTCCGTCTCGTACctaaaaaatgtttaatttcccCGCCGTACCTTTTGTAAGCCAGTAGATTGTCATCCCTGGTGCAGCAGTCGTCTGCTCCAGCAGCGTAATAATCCCAGGTAGCCTTTGAGAGATGCTCTTTAGCGTACTCCTCGAAGTCAGTCAGGCACACCATCGCCATCTCTGCACACTGACCTCCCTCCCTGTGTGGTGACAGACATCGGCTTTTCAATACGATACTTATTGATATCAATAACAATGTGATAGCAGATGATAATCAAACATAGCTATTTAACCATATTCATGGAGCCTCTATCCTATCTTTATTAGATAACATAACCAGACCGCAGGAGACATCAATAACCTTTCAACTGTGAGGCCACGAGGACACCTTTTTATGCAAATGTGCACCTCAGATTTGATCATAAATCAGAAGTAACTGAGGAGGAAAGAGGTGCGATAACAAGTCGTGTTTTAAAATAACTGCTAACTGCTATGGAAGCCACCGTCGGCGGACATCCCCCGATGATGACCCCTggcttttattgtatttttttttacacaagctGGAAATGTGCTGATGGCGACTCCAGCTACACGGAGAACAAGAGGCGTTCGACCCCAGAGGTCAGCTGGTCTACAACCGCATGCCGTATTTACAGGCTAACACGCTATAGCACACGTTGAGCTCACCGGCTCAATTACAAAAGTCAAGGACATTTACAAAGTTGGAGTCTCCACCTTGGGATACATGTGggctcttgtgtgtgtgtgtgtgtgtttgtgtgtgtggggggggggttgataaaGTCTCTTATTATTTCTTCCACATATAAACACATTCGGATCGGTCCAGTACTCACCGATTACAAATGCTCATTCTCAATGGAACAGCTTCTCTAACGTCAGAGTCATTACCTGTGAACAGAACAGGAACATAAAAAGAAAGTGGTGGGGTTACCATGACTACGGACGACACCACAGTACCGCTGCTGCTATTCAATTCAATACTGCTGCAACAAAGCAGCACATCTCGGCTGTAGATGAGAGTATCTGAGGCGATCTTAAATCTCAGACAACTAAAACCAGAATACCGGCGCCACTGAAAACTACTATCTGCCCCTCGTAAAAACACTTCATGACATaaagtattttctatttttagacGCAGTACAACGGCCTCTACAGATACACACTCGTCCTGAAAAACCTTTCAAGCACTTGAATATCAGTTTTTCAACACGGACACTTGATGGCAGTGCAACACTGAATAGAGTCCCGACATGAGTGGGCCGAAAAGATGAAATACTTCAAACCTAATCATTAAAAGTCAAAACCGTCCTGCTTATTTTATGTGTTACTTTCAGAGGttgcttttattcttttatgTTCATTTTCACATATCATCTGGATGGATTCCACATGTTTACCACCGTCTGAATGGCAGCCGCCGGCACATTGTCCAGGTGATTTTCTGGAATACCTGCTATTAGTTTCTTTTATTGTGTGACGCTAAACGCAGCCGTTTAACCAGCTTCTGTTACACACGGCCGGCTTGTCCGCACAGGCCACGCTTTCATAAGAGGAGGAGCGGCTAATCCCCACAGAATGAAAGCGCATCCTGGTGATGATTTAATCTGGTGAGGTACCACAGGGCGGCGACATTTGGGTTACAGGTAAACAGAACCGGTCCACTTTCAAGCCCCACAGATAAAATTAGTGTCCTACCTTTAGCATGAGTACAGCCCACAGTGCGTGTTGTTGGTTCCCCCTCTCATGTACAGGGTCATGTCAAAGGGccttctgccccccctctctctcagtGTGATGCTCCGCCCAGCGCCAGCGCCTTGTCAGCACTCTGTGTCCGGGCCTTTCTGTGGGCCACGCTACACCAAAAGCTCGCCCAGGTCAGTCGTTCACGGGAGCAACAATTGCCCCCATTTTTCCTTCTTTATTCCTTCCATgctttttcctccccccccttcttctGTCCACCTTTACTTCCTCTTGTCTTGTGAAAATTCACCCCGATTTCACCTggttctgtttcctcaggtattaaagatagaacaaatccgttgacctgctccgatgtggaatcgactcagctaaAAGACGGCGCTTGTTACAAATCTCTAATCTCTAATATTAAAGGCACAGCAGGTccgaaacgcaagtgtacccctATTTCTGGGAACATCTcaataatatccgcaatccggatccaatccggatgagattcggtggtgagacagaggcccccaccctacatgaccgtgTCAAATTCCGTAAACATCGTTCCATAAccgaaatattgaggaacaatttttttttacctcagttgactgcaacgttaatgaaaattttaaaatgtaaaagtgatccagaatctataatttcttctggatcatcaccaaaatgtaataatctgttcctggtaacattcccacaACCATTCCATCACCTTTTTGTGTTATGTTGCTAataggcagacagacagataaacacatAAGAGAAGCGACTCTTAATGTTCCTCTTACAACCTCTTTGATATAAAACACAGACGTCCCGATCGGTCGCACCGGAGGCCTCTGATATTCTGGTCTCCATCAATAAGCGCTGGGCCGACGGCGCCCCGAAGCGAAACGAGAAGCTGCTGATATTTATTACAGCTTTGAATTGAATTTACTTCTCCGTAAATGTGAAACCCGCGGAACACGAGACCTGTTTTCTCTGTGCCTTTTCTTgaatttgtatattttaaagATGGAGCCAAACGTGGCGGAGTCGCGGCCTCCTTGTTGGCGGGTGGATGTTCTACCTCCCCGCAGAGGAGAGGTGTTAAATTGTGTTAATCACACACACCCAATGCCGAACGCCACCGAGTCAGATCTGCCTCCGGGGGGGTTTCTGGACGTGCCGTGGAAAACCTGTTCCACATGCTGGTCGAGGTTCTGCCCCGAGGCTGCGGTCCAGTCCGTCCTGAACATGTGTGTTGAATTGCCAAGGCGTTACCGCGGCGATGCTCTGCGAGGCTCTCCCCGGTTTGTACTGACTTCCCCGACATtctgcagtcccccccccccctcttgatGGCTGTCCATCACGGCTTTAAAGCTGAGTTTCCAGAGAAACTGGAACATTTTGggaatgatttgtttttgtaattttttaaaaaataaaatctggattGAAATGATTGTCTGTTATGGATTAAGCAACCCTAAATTACGGTTACAGGGAATTGAGTGAGTTTGACTTTGGGGGAAGGCTTGACTGAATTAAAGACCGTAGCTCgtgctaataaaaaaaaagccgccCATCCAATAAATGTCTCTCTCGATGAGCGTCAGAGACGAGACGCCCCGTCgatgaggatggatggaagtcTTTCACACGCTGCAGCGCGTTCTATCTGGATAGTTCCGCGTGCTAAAGTGAGCGTGACAATGCAAGTCGCATAAATCCAACGTGTTGGGCTGGGGTACGCCGGCGTGGTGAAACCGACGCATTAAGAAATGTCCCACATTCAGCccttattttaattatcagcCTTTCAAACATAAACAAGGGCAGGACGCAGCCGTTTGCACGAGCTAACGGTGCTTCCCTCCGTTTCCTAGCATAACGCTTATTAAAATGTTCCCAAGACAACTGAATCAGTATAAATGATCAGCAAACTACTGGTTGATTTAAGAATGCATCTTGATGATGATCTCTCTATTTATAGTTTTAAGACTCTGTAGACCCGAGAGCGACGTGGCCAGACAGACGTTCAGCCTTCTTTCAACCTCTAAACGCGTCGTTGCGTTGCAAGCTATTGGATTTGAACATCGAAGTGGCGACTCGCTACATAAGACGTGCGTTTGGAATGATTGCCAAAGCTAGAGTTCTAAATTAGCTGAAGTTATTCCACGTTTTTATGGAGCAGCTGGGTATAAAAACGCATCTGGGAACATATCGCCGCAGCCTCTCGCTGCAGAGCGTTGTTCATCGTGCCAAAGCGAAGGCAGAGGAACGAACACATCAGTGGCTATAAATGTCATGTAGCGGCTGAGTGATGGGTGCCCAGTCCATTTGATGTTTGGGAGAGAGACCCCGCCTGTAGTCACGCCATTTCAGACTCTTGCGATTCAATCCATACACGCAGGCAGCCGTGATTCTACCGAGGGCCAGAGTGAACGAAGGACTCTGCTCAGCGCTACGGCCTCCGCTAGAGAGGCAGAGGACGTagcctcgtgtgtgtgtgtgtgtgtgtgtgtgtgtgagcgactTATTCCTCCCCAAAGGACACGCAAACGTACCAAAGCGGACTGCGGCAACTGTCAAACTCCTCCCTGAGTCCATTAAGGACGTTCAGTTGGAGCCCAGTTTTCCGTTCTCCTTTATAAGCGCCTTTCCTTCCTCGCTGCTCCTTTCTGTCGTTTTAAGTTTGGCCTTTTCGGCGGTAAATGTCAGAGCCTCCTTTTATGCTGTGTCCAGAGATAGTTTGGGATCCCGTCGTGTTAATAGGAACCTGGCAACTTTAAGTATAAATCCTTGGTTAGACAAGTGTATTTTCCAGAGAGAGGGTTAGTTGGACCGACTTGAAACGGGGGGGCTAACGAGGCGTTTGGAAGGCGAGGAGTCGGAGCGACAGGAGGAGGCGTTGAACTTATTTCAATCcactttgattttattttcatctcttGACAGCGGGTTTTCTAAATTGCTCCTCTTTATCCGTGACCACAAATGCATCGTGACTAAAGTTTAATGAGCTGCCggttttttttttcgtttttcttTTGCAGATGAAAATTACACATCTAACAAAGTGTGTCCAACagttgtcattttttattttgagtattGATTATTGGTTCAATATCTGTCCAGGATTTGACTTCATTGATTCCATGTGAAGCTACCCTCACTAACGGAGCTTCATGTTTTACGTGTTGGCGCTGACAGAATAAAGTCAAGTCAAAaagtattaaataaaaatacagatactGCACTTTGTCTTTGTATTGCAGTATAATTGAAAAGTTATGAGTagaaaaagtctttttttatcttttttatttttatgatgttGCAGCCGAGGAGGAACTGATAAAGTTTGAGGTGAATGCGGGTAAGGGTGGGAACCGGCATCATAAAAATAAGAGGCCAATCAAATGAAAATACCCGGGCATGGAGAGCTCGCCGTGTgattggatccagatccggatcataAGCAGGATCTGGGAGATGCTCTTCAACTTCCCGGTAGAGATGCAAGTGTTAATTgtgtaaatatacattttaactATATAATTTGTTGTCGTTAGACTTTTTTTCATGAGTTTCTCAATGCAGCGCTGGATTTCTCTTGTCTCACTtcatgcagaggaggagggaacagattgaaattattttaaatatgcagCCCTTGTTTGTCCTTTTTGTGGCTCTGTTATTTGTTTCCGTCAttgtttctctctgtttctcagaGAAACGCTGCAGAACAAGCTCTTATTGTCTCTTAACGCAACATTCCGTAATAAAAGAGGAGCCCTTTGAaggtttaggggggggggtaaaaactgCTCATATCTGACGTTCCAGCCTTCTTCACTGGGGTGAATTCCTGAACTTGCCTTGGGGACGCGAAggctagaaaataaaaaagaagacataTAAGTCTCATATAATATGTGATGGATACTCCGCTGTGATTCGTTGTGACCACTGAGGAAGCGGCCAGCTTTGAGTTCCCACCTCTGTGAAATAGGAATGGGACAACAATGCTTTCCAGCTTTCCGTCTTCCCCTTCATTCTTTCCTCGTCCTCCAAAGACCTTTCATGCGTCCTCGAGGCTCATTTGGAACGCTTCATGTCCAATCAGTTGCCTCTGAAACGTGAATCCGCCGTGACATTCTCTCTAATCAGCTCCTCTCCGTCCCCTCCGAACAAATTATGCAAATTGCAGCGTAATAACTCGACCAGTCTGACTCGAACCGCACTCCTCACCCGTTCCTGCTGTTTCTTTGTCTCGCTGtcgaggtgaggaagaggacacGGCAGAGTATTTTAGCTCCATGGCAGAGGGATGCAGGAGATGCTGTGTTTCCATCATTCAAATCTGGTTTTCTTGTCTGCATCTGCTAGTCGTCGCTGACCTTCACTTCTTCTGGACTGAAAACTGGATGCTGTTGAGAAGAAGCTGACGGCTGGCACCATGGCAAcgtgcataaacacacaaataatacCTGAGCGAGTTGCTCTGGACGAACTCTTTGTTTTCACTCACTCACTTCCTCAGAGTTTACTCTGATTACTTTTACATCGATCGCTCTGAGCTGTGTAGCCGCCAGCGTGGCACATTTAGAAACGTGTTCCTTTCTAaacatcaaaaaaagaaagcattaaAGTAATCTGCTTAGGTTTTAAAATTCACTGCGGGAGCAGAAGGGGAGCGAGAACAGGACGGCGTCGACAGATTTATCCTCGCACAGGATCGATGTTgcggcctccctccctccctcccttctacATTGCATTCCATTATCTTACCTGCAACGTGGCCCTTCCTCTCCACCTGCCATCTACAGCagcacgcacccccccccccccccccccccccacctggacaCCCGCTGTTCTCCCTGACAGTCGAGGATGAACATCCTGCAGAGAGCGAGGTTCTGCATGTGGCATCGGGTTTAACAAGCTGTCACCGGGCTTTATTGGGAGGGAGAAGTGATGGAGACATTCACCGAGGGGGGGGCACCGCCTGCACCGAGCAGCGAATGAATATTCATGTGTGTGagtctgcagaaacacaggagGTGCACCGACCTGTTTCCAGTTAAAAGCAGAAGCCCCCACAACAAAGGTCCCGGTGgtgccggtggggggggggggggggggtcataacgAGGAGGATATCATTTTtctttggcccctctgatctgcTATTCTTATGTTTCACTTTCAAAGCGCTGCTCGTTGGCAGAAGGCCTCAGCTCTGCATTTCTGATGGGAAGAAGGAACGCTGCTCTCCGCCTCTCTTACAgcctcccaaaaaaaaaaaaaaaaaatgtaagaaggaaagaaagagaaagaaagaaaggaggagagagagagagaagctcacAAACCCACGGCTGATAAAAGAAGCTTGGATGTGTTGGAGGTCATCAGCCCGGCTCTGAAGGGATCCGACAATAATCCCACGATGGGCTGTTTAAGGCCTGCGGCTTCCCGGTGGGGATCTCTTTAGGAATCTGTCGCTCCGTAtcctcgaggggggggggtgtggaaATCACACAATTTGTCGTCGTCTTTGCAGATATTCCCAGGAACAAAGTGGATAAACTGAACTCCACGACAGCTATGGTAATCTTTAAGATATAAGTCATCAATGAAAAACAATCGGGTCAGATCAGCCAGGAGATCATTTTAATCTCAAGAGAACATCCTGATGAATTAAGGTTCTAATCCAAACACATGATGGTCTCATCACACAGACTGAATACTTGTGAACGGTTTGACCACAACGCGTTTTCCAAATGAATATTTAGTCATTCTTGCACTTCTTTTCCCACAAATCGACAGTTTATTGGACACTGACCAGTAACCGCTCCTTACCCGCAGCCCCATGCTGCATTTATTAAACAAAGCATCACAACCCATCACTGTTCTACCCACAAACCAAGCATCCACCATATTCATCAGCAGTTTTTGTTTACTTTTATTTGACCACAAATCCAGAAAGTCAAGCGGAGTGTTTTACACTTATTTCGGCTTTTAGCGCGTCTTTTGATGGCGTCGCTTAAGCCCTAATCTGTTCCAGCCGTCCCGACCCGACGCCAGAATGACAATAGTCGCTCGAAAGTCTAACTGAGAAGTCATTTTCTCCTTTAAGGCTGTTGTTATTCGCAAAAATCGTTTATGGGATGGATTTGTAACCGAAATCATTAAGACTTACGAAGAGTCTTTTTTGCTTCACTCAAAGTTTGTTGGTTTGAGAGAAACATCTGTCTGTAATCATTTAAACACATCAATATTTATATATCAACGATAGATGAGTAGCAATGAGGCGATGAGACCGTCGCTTCGGTTTGACATTGAAACGCGGCCCTGTTTTTGGTTCCTCTCTCTGCCCGCCTGAAAGAGAGGCAGTGCCTCCCCcacaccagcaggtggcggtagtCTTAGCCCTCCACTTGGACGGATTCGGTCAATCATTGGCTGCTTTGTTCCAGATGGTTGTGTGGTTATGAGGATAATTGTGTATTGGAATGACTGCgtggagttgtgtgtgtgtgtgtgtgtgtgtgtgtgtgtgtgtgtgtgcccttttGACTCTTCTTGTTTTCATGCTTTCACCACAAATGTTTCCCTTCTTGTGCGTTGATTTTGTATGTCCGACCAACAAATCAAAGCGACTTCTCTCGCCGGCAGATTCAACATGCTTGTATCTGCCGGCGAGGGCCCGACCGGCACCGTAACGTTAAAAACTTCAGACCGATTATCGTTTTCCGCTCATGTGTTGAGCAGATCTTCAGATTTTGACTCAAAGCAAACagtgtggcaaaaaaaaaaaagaggatatTAGAGTCCGCCGGTATTTACAAGAGGAAGTGAAGCCGCTTTGAGACGTTCTCGCGTCCTCGAGACGCCTTTGGCTCCTCAGCTCGATCTTCTTGATTTCCCATCAGACGCTACAGGAAACCTCTGAAGCTCGGCGCACGCAAATATGCGCGTTTGATAAgggatctaaaacaatattCCCTGTAAAAATGTCATTGTCATGATAGCCAGAGCTTCGCCAGACGCTCCGACACCCCAAGAGGTGTGAAGTGGACGTTTTACAGGAAGGGAATCTCCGGTCAATGAAGGAGTTCAGAGAGCGCCGGCATTTCACGAGGCCGCCGCGGCCCGTTAGACGCGGATTTGACGCGTTGCCGTCGGCTCGGCTTTGTTTGTATTTACTGGAATCCATCTGACATACGTATGCCACATCTGTGCCAGGCGGACGGCCTGTGTGCCAGTTGTTGCCTGCGTTGCAGAGCCCGactcaacggggggggggagtactgaagctttctttctgcttcttaAACTGCAG
This region of Brachionichthys hirsutus isolate HB-005 chromosome 12, CSIRO-AGI_Bhir_v1, whole genome shotgun sequence genomic DNA includes:
- the LOC137902122 gene encoding 2-Hydroxyacid oxidase 2-like — its product is MSICNREGGQCAEMAMVCLTDFEEYAKEHLSKATWDYYAAGADDCCTRDDNLLAYKRIRLRPRILRDVSVSDTRTTVQGTEISFPVGIAPTAFHCLAWHEGEMATARAAEALNACYITSTYSTCSVEEIVAAAPNGYRWFQLYVYRDRKLSEQIVHRVEVLGYKALVLTVDVPYTGKRRNDIRNQFRLPPHLKVKNFDGVFQQETAVQDEYGIPANSLDPSISWKDVYWLQSITRLPIIIKGILTKEDAELAVEHGVQGIIVSNHGGRQLDGGPASIDALSEIVDTVQGRIEVYLDGGIRTGSDVLKALALGAKCVFIGRPAVWGLAYKGEEGVREVLQILNDEFRLSMVLSGCRNVAEINRNLIQLSKL